One window of Methylococcus sp. EFPC2 genomic DNA carries:
- a CDS encoding transposase: MPDYRRLRVPGGTYFFTVNLLERRLDTLVRHVDALREAVRLTRQERPFHIDAWVVLPDHLHCVWTLPPGDDDFSNRWKAIKIRFVRALPLTERRSTVRVARGERGVWQRRFWEHASRDELDYAKHIDYCHWNPMKHGWVQRLSDWPYSSFHRYVRSGVLPPDWAGNIDEPSAAYGEPD; encoded by the coding sequence ATGCCGGACTATCGGCGCTTGCGGGTGCCGGGCGGGACGTATTTTTTCACGGTGAATCTGCTGGAACGGCGTTTGGATACGCTGGTGCGGCATGTGGATGCCTTGCGCGAGGCGGTGCGGCTTACTCGGCAGGAGCGGCCGTTTCATATCGACGCCTGGGTGGTACTGCCCGATCATCTGCATTGCGTTTGGACCTTGCCGCCCGGAGACGACGATTTTTCCAACCGCTGGAAAGCCATCAAGATTCGCTTCGTGCGCGCGCTTCCGCTGACCGAACGGCGTTCCACGGTGCGCGTCGCCCGCGGTGAACGTGGTGTTTGGCAGCGGCGTTTCTGGGAGCATGCCAGCCGCGACGAGCTCGACTACGCCAAGCACATCGACTACTGCCACTGGAACCCCATGAAGCATGGTTGGGTGCAACGGCTGTCGGATTGGCCGTATTCTTCCTTCCATCGTTATGTCCGCTCAGGCGTGTTGCCACCCGACTGGGCCGGAAACATAGACGAACCGAGCGCGGCATACGGCGAACCCGACTGA
- a CDS encoding NAD(P)/FAD-dependent oxidoreductase, with the protein MSIQKESKRERYDVVVIGSGIAGLSAAALLAKAGKSVLVVERHTVPGGCAHGFARRRYRFDSGVHLVSGCGEQGYENGRVIHRILQALGLAEASPFLPVRPCARVVFPELAVELHPGEDAYIEGMTRLFPACREKLLGLMRVCRSIAEELVRVDEVLASGASPMSELPHLCRYRRATLASVLDEFLPDPHLRAAYAGLWPYLGLPPSRLSFLAWATMFAGYVYEGGYYCRGSFQKYADLLAEALRREGGELLLGASVRRILADGGTAAGIVLENGQLIRAEAVVSNIDMRQTAELLIGQEHLPDDYRSGLEKLRPSVSVFVTYLATDLDLRTLPHAHESFFFETFDHDAAYAETLAGKPNWFSATVPTLADPSLAPPCQHLMLLTALSPFDAQPSWRAAKADFQLRLLEKAERHFPGLNGRLLFVESGSPRTVERYTLNHRGAAYGWANSPDQIAARRPGVHGPLQGLFYTGHWTRPGGGIAGVSYSGVLAAQAVLGVPQREAFWSLFANATP; encoded by the coding sequence GTGAGCATACAAAAGGAATCCAAGCGGGAACGCTACGACGTCGTGGTGATCGGATCGGGCATCGCAGGCCTGAGCGCCGCGGCCCTGCTGGCGAAAGCGGGCAAATCGGTGCTGGTGGTCGAGCGCCACACCGTTCCCGGCGGCTGTGCGCACGGCTTCGCCCGCCGCCGCTATCGTTTCGACTCCGGCGTACACTTGGTCAGCGGCTGCGGCGAGCAGGGCTACGAAAACGGCCGGGTGATCCATCGCATCCTGCAGGCGCTAGGCCTAGCCGAGGCATCGCCGTTTCTCCCGGTCCGGCCGTGCGCGCGGGTCGTTTTCCCGGAGCTGGCGGTCGAACTCCATCCCGGCGAGGACGCCTATATCGAGGGCATGACCCGGCTTTTTCCGGCTTGCCGCGAAAAACTCCTGGGGCTGATGCGGGTATGCCGTAGCATCGCGGAAGAGCTGGTGCGCGTCGACGAGGTCTTGGCCTCCGGTGCATCGCCCATGAGCGAACTCCCCCATCTGTGCCGCTACCGCCGTGCGACCCTGGCCTCGGTGCTGGACGAGTTCCTCCCCGACCCGCATCTGCGGGCCGCCTATGCCGGGCTGTGGCCCTACCTGGGCCTACCGCCGTCGCGCCTGTCCTTCCTGGCCTGGGCAACCATGTTCGCCGGCTACGTCTACGAGGGCGGCTATTACTGCCGTGGCAGCTTCCAGAAATACGCCGACCTGCTGGCCGAAGCGCTGAGACGGGAAGGCGGGGAATTGCTGCTGGGAGCGAGCGTCCGGCGCATCCTGGCCGATGGCGGCACGGCCGCCGGCATCGTGCTGGAGAACGGTCAGCTCATCCGGGCCGAAGCCGTCGTCTCCAACATAGACATGCGTCAGACCGCCGAACTGCTGATCGGCCAGGAACATCTGCCCGACGATTACCGGAGCGGCCTGGAAAAGCTAAGGCCTTCCGTGTCGGTCTTCGTGACCTATCTGGCGACCGACCTCGATCTGCGGACGCTGCCCCATGCCCACGAATCGTTTTTTTTCGAGACCTTCGATCACGACGCCGCCTATGCGGAAACACTCGCCGGCAAACCCAACTGGTTCTCCGCCACGGTGCCCACGCTCGCCGATCCCTCCCTGGCGCCGCCGTGCCAGCATCTGATGCTGCTGACCGCGCTCAGCCCATTCGACGCCCAGCCATCCTGGCGCGCGGCCAAGGCGGATTTCCAGCTCAGACTATTGGAAAAGGCCGAGCGGCATTTCCCCGGCCTCAACGGCCGCCTGCTGTTCGTGGAATCGGGCTCTCCGCGCACCGTCGAGCGCTACACCCTGAACCACCGAGGCGCGGCCTACGGCTGGGCGAACAGCCCGGACCAGATCGCCGCCCGCCGTCCCGGCGTGCACGGCCCGCTGCAAGGGCTTTTTTATACCGGACATTGGACGCGTCCCGGCGGCGGCATCGCCGGCGTCAGCTACTCCGGCGTACTCGCGGCCCAGGCCGTGCTGGGCGTCCCGCAACGGGAGGCGTTCTGGAGCTTGTTTGCGAACGCAACACCCTAG
- a CDS encoding nucleoside deaminase yields the protein MNYSDLLTVAFEEAQAGYAEGGVPVGAALFDADGQLLGRGRNRRVQDADPSIHGETDAFRKAGRQTNYRDKILVTTLAPCWYCSGLIRQFNIGTVVVGESANFSGHLDWLREAGVRVIELDDPDCTALMARFIAERPDVWFEDIGECSGGHD from the coding sequence ATGAATTACTCCGATTTGCTGACCGTCGCCTTCGAGGAGGCGCAGGCTGGGTATGCGGAAGGCGGGGTTCCGGTCGGGGCCGCCTTGTTCGACGCGGACGGGCAATTGTTGGGCCGCGGCCGCAATCGGCGGGTTCAGGATGCCGATCCTTCGATACATGGAGAAACCGATGCCTTCCGCAAGGCGGGCCGGCAGACGAATTACCGCGACAAGATCCTGGTCACGACGCTCGCGCCCTGCTGGTACTGTTCCGGCCTGATACGGCAATTCAATATCGGTACCGTGGTGGTGGGCGAATCCGCCAATTTTTCCGGCCATCTCGACTGGCTGCGGGAAGCCGGCGTCCGGGTGATCGAGCTCGACGATCCCGATTGCACGGCGCTGATGGCGCGTTTCATCGCCGAGCGGCCGGACGTCTGGTTCGAGGATATAGGCGAGTGCAGCGGCGGTCACGATTAG
- a CDS encoding ATP-binding cassette domain-containing protein yields MPYIRLADVSIAFGVHPVLDHANFILDPGERVGLIGRNGEGKSTLMKAIAGLVPVDSGELWRQPGVKVAMLEQEPRLPEQSTIYDAVADALGDVGHHIAEYHRLSEQAHMGEEALNELGRLQHKLEVADGWRLQQRVEQVLSRLDLPGDKPVDGLSGGWRRRVALARALVIEPDVLLLDEPTNHLDLEAILWLEERLLQFAGAILLITHDRSFLQKIATRIVDLDRGQLTSWPGDYADYLEKKAAALEEEERHNALFDKKLAQEEVWIRQGIKARRTRNEGRVRALKKLREERAQRRSRQGQARIELEQAERSGKIVVEVENVSFAYPERPLIRDFSTTLMRGDKIGLIGPNGAGKSTLLHLLLKELEPQSGSVRHGTKLSIAYFDQLRAQLDPDQTLADAVSGGKDFVEVNGQRLHIMSYLGQFLFPAARARSPVRSLSGGERARALLARLFSQPCNLLVMDEPTNDLDLETLELLEELLAGFEGTLLLVSHDRAFLDNVVTGTLVFEGDGRIGEYVGGYTDWLEQSKATAPSAAVPVKAAKPVPAKEAPAKATAPRKKLSFKDQRELETLPARIETLETRQTELNTQINGPDFYRQDAETVKKILAEMETLTQELEQAYARWDELEALAGEMI; encoded by the coding sequence ATGCCTTACATCCGCCTCGCCGACGTATCCATCGCCTTTGGTGTCCATCCCGTGCTCGACCACGCCAATTTCATCCTCGATCCGGGCGAGCGGGTCGGCTTGATTGGCCGCAACGGCGAGGGCAAGTCCACCCTGATGAAAGCCATCGCCGGCCTGGTGCCGGTCGACAGCGGCGAATTGTGGCGCCAGCCCGGCGTCAAGGTCGCCATGCTGGAGCAGGAACCTCGATTACCGGAGCAGTCCACCATTTACGACGCCGTGGCCGATGCCTTGGGCGACGTCGGCCACCACATCGCCGAATACCACCGCCTGTCCGAGCAGGCCCACATGGGCGAGGAGGCCCTGAACGAACTGGGCCGATTGCAGCACAAGCTGGAAGTGGCGGACGGCTGGCGCTTGCAGCAACGCGTCGAGCAGGTCTTGAGCCGGCTCGACCTGCCGGGCGACAAGCCGGTGGACGGCCTATCCGGCGGCTGGCGGCGCCGGGTCGCGCTGGCGCGTGCGCTGGTGATCGAGCCCGACGTCCTGCTGCTGGACGAACCCACCAACCACCTGGACCTGGAAGCCATCCTCTGGCTGGAAGAGCGCTTGCTGCAATTCGCCGGCGCTATCCTGCTGATCACCCACGACCGCAGCTTTTTGCAGAAGATCGCCACCCGCATCGTCGATCTGGACCGCGGCCAGCTCACCTCCTGGCCGGGCGATTACGCCGACTACCTGGAGAAAAAAGCCGCCGCGCTGGAAGAGGAGGAAAGGCACAACGCCTTGTTCGACAAGAAACTGGCCCAGGAAGAAGTCTGGATACGCCAGGGCATCAAGGCCCGCCGCACCCGCAACGAAGGCCGTGTGCGCGCCCTGAAGAAGCTGCGCGAGGAACGGGCGCAACGGCGCAGCCGTCAGGGCCAGGCCAGGATCGAGCTGGAACAGGCCGAGCGCTCCGGCAAGATCGTCGTCGAAGTGGAAAACGTCAGCTTCGCCTATCCCGAGCGCCCGCTGATCCGCGACTTTTCCACCACGCTGATGCGCGGCGACAAGATCGGCCTCATCGGCCCCAACGGCGCCGGCAAATCCACCCTGCTGCACCTGCTGCTCAAGGAGTTGGAACCGCAAAGCGGCAGCGTACGCCACGGCACCAAGCTGAGCATCGCCTATTTCGATCAGCTGCGCGCCCAGCTCGACCCCGACCAGACCCTGGCCGACGCGGTGAGCGGCGGCAAGGATTTCGTCGAGGTCAATGGCCAGCGCCTGCACATCATGTCCTACCTCGGCCAATTCCTCTTCCCCGCCGCCCGCGCCCGCTCGCCGGTACGCAGCCTGTCCGGCGGCGAACGCGCCCGCGCCCTCCTCGCCCGATTGTTCAGCCAACCCTGCAACCTGCTGGTGATGGACGAACCGACCAACGACCTGGACCTGGAAACCCTGGAGCTGCTGGAAGAACTGCTGGCCGGCTTCGAAGGCACCCTGCTGCTGGTCAGCCACGACCGCGCTTTCCTCGACAACGTCGTCACCGGCACCCTGGTATTCGAAGGCGACGGCAGGATAGGCGAATACGTCGGCGGTTATACCGACTGGCTGGAACAATCCAAAGCCACCGCACCCTCCGCCGCCGTTCCCGTTAAAGCGGCCAAACCCGTCCCGGCCAAAGAAGCGCCCGCCAAAGCCACCGCCCCGCGCAAAAAGCTCAGCTTCAAAGACCAGCGCGAACTGGAAACCCTCCCTGCCCGCATAGAAACCCTGGAAACCCGCCAGACGGAACTCAACACCCAGATCAACGGCCCCGACTTCTACCGCCAGGACGCGGAAACCGTGAAAAAGATACTCGCGGAAATGGAAACCCTAACCCAGGAACTGGAGCAGGCTTATGCCCGCTGGGATGAATTGGAGGCTTTGGCGGGGGAGATGATCTGA
- a CDS encoding cation:proton antiporter, which translates to MQAPIGNPESLLVHTLLQISLVILAARVAGRLAVSLHQPRAVGEIVAGLVLGPSVFGKLAPESFAWVFRSHDATPMTIMSQIGLIMLMFQVGMEFDFALLSDRRNRRAVVLVTLIGLLAPFGLGFAYGWGSAPELAPSVQPVAYSLFLGVAMAITAVPILGRILMEFKLTRSRLGVITIAAAGASDAIGWVLLAFISAYASQHFEPFAMAKQVGLLAAYVLVSWYVTRHLLRHTVRRFDLGSQSLPQDLLAILIVIVFGSAMLTSELGIFAIFGGFLVGVLLHDQHELVEAWNHKVADLVTVFFLPIFFTYTGLRTDVGSLETAGLWGWCALLIFLAVLGKFGGSYLASRLAGLPPADARSIAIMMNTRALMELIVVNLGYDLGVIPREVFTMLVLMAIVSTLMTAPGLRRWLPASERAG; encoded by the coding sequence GTGCAAGCTCCTATCGGAAACCCGGAATCCCTGCTCGTCCATACCCTGCTGCAGATCAGCCTAGTCATCCTGGCCGCGCGCGTCGCAGGGCGACTGGCCGTTAGTCTGCACCAGCCTCGTGCGGTGGGCGAGATCGTCGCCGGCCTGGTTTTGGGACCCTCCGTGTTCGGCAAACTGGCGCCCGAGAGCTTCGCCTGGGTTTTTCGCTCGCACGATGCCACGCCCATGACCATCATGAGCCAGATCGGCTTGATCATGCTGATGTTCCAGGTCGGCATGGAGTTCGATTTCGCCCTGCTGTCCGACCGGCGCAACCGGCGGGCGGTGGTGCTGGTCACGCTGATCGGCTTGCTCGCCCCGTTCGGGCTGGGTTTCGCCTACGGCTGGGGGTCGGCGCCGGAACTCGCCCCGAGTGTGCAGCCGGTGGCGTACAGCCTGTTCCTGGGGGTGGCGATGGCCATCACGGCCGTGCCCATCCTGGGCCGCATCCTGATGGAGTTCAAACTGACCCGCAGCCGTTTGGGCGTCATCACCATCGCGGCGGCCGGCGCGAGCGACGCGATCGGCTGGGTGCTGCTGGCCTTCATTTCCGCGTATGCGTCGCAGCATTTCGAACCTTTCGCCATGGCCAAGCAGGTCGGATTGCTGGCGGCCTATGTGTTGGTGTCCTGGTATGTGACGCGGCATTTGCTCAGACACACCGTCCGCCGTTTCGATCTGGGAAGCCAGTCGCTGCCGCAGGATCTGCTGGCCATCCTGATCGTGATCGTATTCGGCTCGGCCATGCTGACCAGCGAATTGGGCATATTCGCCATCTTCGGCGGCTTCCTCGTCGGCGTGCTGCTGCACGATCAACATGAACTGGTCGAAGCCTGGAATCACAAGGTGGCCGATCTGGTGACGGTATTCTTCCTACCGATCTTTTTCACCTACACGGGCTTGCGCACGGATGTCGGCAGCCTGGAAACCGCCGGGCTGTGGGGCTGGTGCGCCTTGCTGATCTTCCTGGCGGTCCTGGGCAAATTCGGCGGGTCTTATCTCGCTTCCCGGCTGGCCGGGCTGCCGCCCGCCGACGCGAGATCCATCGCCATCATGATGAACACCCGCGCGTTGATGGAGCTCATCGTCGTCAACCTGGGCTACGACCTGGGCGTGATCCCGCGCGAAGTGTTCACCATGCTGGTTTTGATGGCCATCGTCAGCACCCTCATGACCGCTCCCGGCCTCAGGCGCTGGTTGCCGGCCAGTGAACGGGCGGGCTAG
- a CDS encoding GFA family protein: MIYHGACHCGAIRFEVEAPEDVEVEDCNCSICRMTGFIHLIVPRSRFRLLSGEEVITTYRFNSGIAQHTFCKICGIKPFYIPRSNPDGVDVNVRCLEEKPRTMKVVAFDGQNWESNAHTLAHKSKDA; the protein is encoded by the coding sequence GTGATTTATCACGGAGCCTGTCATTGCGGAGCGATCCGGTTCGAAGTCGAAGCGCCGGAAGATGTCGAGGTGGAGGACTGCAACTGCTCGATCTGCCGCATGACGGGCTTCATCCATCTGATCGTTCCCCGTTCCCGGTTCCGACTGCTGTCCGGCGAGGAAGTCATCACCACCTACCGATTCAACAGCGGCATTGCGCAACATACCTTCTGCAAGATTTGCGGCATCAAGCCGTTCTACATCCCCCGGTCTAACCCCGACGGGGTGGACGTGAACGTCCGCTGCCTGGAGGAAAAACCGCGCACCATGAAAGTGGTGGCGTTCGACGGGCAAAATTGGGAATCCAACGCCCATACGCTCGCCCACAAGAGCAAGGATGCTTAA
- a CDS encoding acetylxylan esterase — protein sequence MAGFPHSFPFDPSYGYTLESLLRVEAPVAPEDFADFWQARYRRALAVAPEPRLQPWPEHREGYAVYDLEYRSTDDFTLGGWLLMPQGRPVRRGLVVGHGYGGRDAPDFDLPVADAVLLFPCFRGLSRSRRPPISDQPYWHVLHDIDQRDRYILGGCVEDLWLAVSVLTGLFPAIAGHIGYMGISFGGGIGALALPWDARIRRAHLSVPTFGHHPLRLELPTVGSGCAIRDYQRRHGNVMDTLRYYDAASAATQVDVPVQVAAALFDPAVAPPGQFAIYNALAGPKSLYVLEAGHFDYPAKARQESELREVLADFFAEL from the coding sequence ATGGCCGGTTTCCCCCATTCTTTTCCTTTCGACCCGAGCTACGGCTACACGCTGGAGAGCTTGCTGCGAGTCGAAGCGCCGGTCGCGCCGGAGGATTTCGCGGACTTTTGGCAAGCCCGCTACCGGCGCGCGCTTGCGGTGGCGCCTGAGCCCCGGTTGCAGCCTTGGCCCGAACACCGGGAAGGCTACGCGGTCTACGACCTCGAATACCGCTCCACGGACGATTTCACCCTCGGCGGCTGGTTGCTCATGCCGCAAGGCCGGCCGGTGCGGCGGGGCCTGGTGGTTGGGCACGGCTATGGCGGCCGGGATGCGCCGGATTTCGACCTGCCGGTCGCCGATGCGGTCTTGCTGTTTCCTTGCTTTCGCGGTCTCTCCCGCAGCCGCCGCCCACCCATTTCCGATCAGCCTTACTGGCACGTCCTGCACGATATCGACCAGCGCGACCGTTACATACTCGGCGGTTGCGTCGAGGATTTATGGCTGGCCGTGTCGGTGTTGACCGGGCTGTTTCCGGCCATCGCCGGGCATATCGGCTATATGGGCATCAGTTTCGGCGGCGGCATAGGCGCCTTGGCTTTGCCCTGGGATGCCCGCATACGGCGGGCGCATCTTAGTGTACCGACTTTCGGCCATCATCCCTTGCGGCTGGAACTGCCGACGGTGGGCAGCGGCTGCGCCATCCGGGATTACCAGCGCAGGCACGGTAACGTGATGGACACATTGCGCTATTACGATGCGGCCAGCGCGGCCACCCAGGTGGACGTTCCGGTTCAGGTGGCGGCGGCCTTGTTCGATCCCGCCGTGGCGCCGCCCGGACAATTCGCCATCTATAACGCCCTGGCCGGCCCGAAAAGCCTGTACGTGCTGGAAGCAGGGCATTTCGACTATCCGGCCAAGGCGCGCCAGGAGTCGGAGCTGCGGGAAGTCCTGGCGGATTTTTTCGCCGAATTGTGA
- a CDS encoding esterase family protein gives MNREYHRWYSPRLHRDMELLVFGHGGAKVLVFPTRDGRFHEYEDLRMVQALAHKIEAGQLQLYCVEGLAHETFYCGWRHPADRVRRYLQYEEYLLNEVLPLMAAKNSHPCTISHGCSLGAFYAANIAFRHPHLFRKLAAFSGRYDLTLSVESFGNLYDGYYDENVYYNTPSHFLPSLGEGDKLNALRGMDIVLVVGREDPFLDNNRHLSRVLWEKGVWNHLSEWDGRAHQGGYWRKMAPLYV, from the coding sequence ATGAATCGCGAATATCATCGTTGGTACAGCCCCAGGCTGCATAGAGACATGGAGCTCTTGGTGTTCGGCCATGGCGGGGCCAAGGTGCTGGTTTTCCCCACGCGCGACGGGCGGTTTCATGAATACGAAGACTTGCGCATGGTACAGGCGCTGGCGCACAAGATCGAAGCCGGCCAGTTGCAGTTGTACTGCGTCGAGGGATTGGCGCACGAAACCTTTTATTGCGGGTGGCGGCATCCGGCGGATCGCGTTCGGCGTTACCTGCAGTACGAAGAATACCTGCTCAATGAAGTGTTGCCGCTCATGGCGGCGAAAAACAGCCATCCTTGCACCATCAGCCACGGATGCAGTCTGGGCGCCTTCTATGCCGCCAATATCGCATTTCGCCATCCGCACCTGTTCCGCAAGCTCGCCGCGTTCTCCGGCCGTTACGATTTGACCCTGAGCGTGGAGAGTTTCGGCAATCTGTACGACGGTTATTACGACGAAAACGTCTACTACAACACGCCCAGCCATTTTCTGCCCTCGCTCGGCGAGGGAGATAAGCTGAATGCATTGCGCGGGATGGACATCGTCCTGGTCGTGGGCCGCGAGGATCCCTTTCTCGACAACAACCGGCATCTGAGCCGGGTGCTTTGGGAGAAAGGCGTTTGGAACCACCTCAGCGAGTGGGACGGCCGAGCGCACCAAGGCGGGTACTGGCGCAAGATGGCGCCTTTGTACGTGTGA
- a CDS encoding AMP-binding protein, whose protein sequence is METRNSNRFSRADQSERALGRGSPIGAAYFPDPVRSGLSGAGPEREAPFAILPQGIRTRGRLWADAAGLARQLPDGDYLVNLCEDRYAFCLALLAAAMRGQVALLPPSLQAGILREILDAHPRAYLAGDRDLVAGVGAHFRVIPPAEETRPAERPSLDYEHAAVIAFTSGSTGRPKPCRHSLATFAASASMALAALGLANESALVVSTTPPQHMFGLETSIFWPLFSGLALHPGRPFFPEDLRRTVLSAARPCLLATTPAHLSAVVRTGGDWGNLRAVICSTSSLSPELARQAEALFGAPVIELYGSTETLSLASRRTARESPWRPYEGVRLTPRDSGKTGLATPHLPAPVELDDQIRPERDGRFSLLGRDSDMIKIGGKRGSLADLNHRLASVAGLRDGLFHAYQDARGHDRLAAVVVGEADRSEIIEGLRPYLDELFLPRRIHHVAEIPRNETGKVLRENWRALLATLGYGDGSGTAT, encoded by the coding sequence ATGGAGACCCGCAATTCTAATCGTTTTTCCCGCGCCGACCAATCGGAGCGAGCGCTCGGCCGCGGTTCCCCCATTGGGGCGGCTTATTTTCCGGATCCGGTCCGGTCCGGACTTTCGGGCGCCGGACCTGAAAGGGAAGCGCCGTTCGCCATCCTGCCGCAAGGCATCCGCACGCGCGGCCGCTTATGGGCCGATGCGGCCGGTCTCGCCCGACAACTGCCGGATGGCGACTATCTGGTCAACCTGTGCGAGGACCGCTATGCGTTTTGCCTGGCGCTGCTGGCCGCGGCGATGCGGGGACAAGTCGCTCTGTTGCCGCCGTCCCTGCAGGCAGGGATATTGCGCGAAATCCTGGATGCCCATCCGCGTGCTTATCTGGCCGGCGACAGGGACCTGGTCGCCGGCGTCGGTGCCCATTTTCGGGTGATTCCACCGGCCGAAGAAACGCGACCGGCCGAGCGACCGTCCCTGGATTACGAACACGCCGCCGTGATCGCCTTTACCTCCGGCTCCACGGGACGACCCAAGCCCTGCCGCCACAGTCTGGCGACGTTTGCGGCATCCGCAAGCATGGCGCTGGCCGCCCTGGGGCTGGCAAACGAGTCCGCGCTGGTGGTTTCCACGACCCCGCCGCAGCACATGTTCGGGTTGGAAACTTCGATCTTCTGGCCGTTGTTTTCCGGCTTGGCGCTCCATCCCGGCAGGCCTTTTTTCCCGGAAGACCTGCGCCGCACCGTATTGTCCGCGGCCCGGCCCTGTCTGCTGGCCACCACGCCCGCGCATCTGTCCGCCGTGGTGCGGACGGGCGGCGACTGGGGCAATCTGCGCGCGGTGATCTGTTCCACGTCCAGTCTGTCGCCGGAACTCGCCCGGCAAGCCGAGGCGCTGTTCGGGGCTCCCGTAATCGAGCTCTACGGCAGCACCGAAACCTTGTCGCTGGCGTCGCGGCGGACTGCCCGCGAGAGCCCTTGGCGGCCTTACGAAGGCGTCAGGCTGACGCCCCGGGACTCCGGAAAAACCGGCCTGGCGACGCCGCATCTGCCCGCGCCCGTGGAATTGGATGACCAAATACGCCCCGAGCGGGACGGCCGATTCAGCCTGCTGGGGCGGGACAGCGACATGATCAAGATCGGCGGCAAGCGCGGATCGCTGGCCGATCTGAACCACCGGCTCGCATCGGTCGCCGGGTTGCGGGACGGCTTGTTCCATGCCTACCAGGATGCGCGTGGCCATGACCGGCTGGCCGCCGTGGTGGTCGGCGAGGCGGACCGGTCCGAGATCATCGAGGGTCTGCGTCCCTATCTGGACGAACTCTTCCTCCCCCGGCGCATCCATCACGTGGCCGAAATTCCCCGCAACGAAACCGGCAAGGTGCTCCGGGAGAACTGGAGGGCTTTGCTGGCGACGCTGGGTTACGGCGACGGTTCGGGTACGGCGACGTAG